Proteins co-encoded in one Azospirillum brasilense genomic window:
- a CDS encoding bifunctional enoyl-CoA hydratase/phosphate acetyltransferase yields MARTLETTAAGCPARLMARSAALEPVPTAVVAAGSPVALESARRATDLGLIEPVLVGDPAAIADSARRIGWTLHGACVVPARDDAAAARIAVALARSGDVGALMKGHIHTDTLMLAALDPKCGLRIGRRFTHAFHMTLPGSSRELVITDAAINVAPSLTTRLDIIRNAVELWRLVGGSDPRVALLSCTEEVTERVPSSMDADRLTRLCRQEVPGATVFGPLALDLAVSAEAARIKNLTHPCAGAADILVVPNIETGNALFKALVHFLDAVAAGIVLGAAVPIVLTSRADPPAARIAAAAIAQIVAGRRSATPGPPYPATAAKGGAAPGLHA; encoded by the coding sequence ATGGCAAGGACGCTTGAGACGACCGCCGCCGGATGCCCGGCCCGGCTGATGGCGCGCAGCGCCGCCCTGGAGCCGGTTCCAACGGCGGTGGTCGCCGCAGGGTCGCCGGTTGCGCTGGAAAGCGCGCGGCGCGCCACCGATCTCGGCCTCATCGAGCCGGTGCTGGTCGGCGATCCGGCGGCCATCGCCGACAGCGCCCGCCGGATCGGCTGGACGCTCCACGGCGCGTGCGTGGTTCCGGCACGCGACGACGCGGCGGCGGCGCGGATCGCGGTGGCGCTCGCCCGCTCCGGCGACGTCGGCGCGCTGATGAAGGGGCACATCCACACCGACACGCTGATGCTCGCGGCCCTCGACCCGAAATGCGGGCTGCGCATCGGGCGCCGCTTCACCCACGCCTTCCACATGACGCTGCCGGGGTCGAGCCGCGAGCTGGTCATCACCGACGCGGCGATCAACGTGGCGCCGTCGCTGACGACCCGGCTGGACATCATCCGCAACGCGGTGGAGCTGTGGCGGCTGGTCGGCGGCAGCGACCCGCGCGTGGCGCTGCTGTCCTGCACCGAGGAGGTGACCGAGCGCGTGCCCTCCAGCATGGACGCCGACCGGCTGACCCGCCTGTGCCGGCAGGAGGTGCCGGGCGCGACGGTGTTCGGGCCGCTGGCGCTCGACCTCGCGGTGTCCGCCGAGGCGGCGCGGATCAAGAACCTGACCCACCCCTGCGCCGGAGCCGCCGACATCCTGGTGGTGCCGAACATCGAGACCGGCAACGCCCTGTTCAAGGCGCTGGTGCATTTCCTGGACGCGGTCGCCGCGGGCATCGTGCTCGGCGCTGCGGTGCCGATCGTCCTCACCTCGCGTGCCGACCCGCCGGCGGCCCGCATCGCCGCCGCCGCCATCGCCCAGATCGTCGCCGGGCGCCGCTCCGCCACGCCGGGCCCGCCCTATCCCGCCACCGCAGCCAAGGGAGGCGCCGCACCCGGCCTGCACGCCTGA
- a CDS encoding Bug family tripartite tricarboxylate transporter substrate binding protein, translating to MLRNALTLTAAVAALLTPVLSSAPARADDYPSRPIEVIATFGAGGGADLMARQFARLAEPHLHVAMPVVNVSGASGNAGLTRVLTNPADGYTVGTLIALSVSSWASGLGTAKPDNFVYVAMMQNSPSMLYVSKNSPFKTYEEFAAHAKANPGKLRVATSGYGTQDDITLKYLGSQGVPVTNVPFARPSERYASPIGGHTDAIYEEPGDVAQFLKSGDLRPIVVFDKQRHPSFPDVPASAELGLDIGDLPNFRTLAVPASTPPERVQKLHEAAAKVLASPEWKAFCADTFTCVDTLVTPDQAKEEVKAFYETVRGYLDRFATKTVGQTPG from the coding sequence ATGCTCCGCAACGCCTTGACGCTCACCGCGGCGGTGGCCGCGCTGCTGACACCCGTCCTGTCATCCGCCCCCGCGCGCGCCGACGACTACCCATCGCGCCCCATCGAGGTCATCGCGACCTTCGGGGCCGGCGGCGGCGCCGATTTGATGGCGCGCCAGTTCGCCCGCCTCGCCGAACCGCATCTCCACGTCGCCATGCCCGTCGTCAACGTATCCGGGGCGTCGGGCAACGCCGGCCTGACGCGGGTCCTGACCAACCCGGCCGACGGCTACACGGTCGGCACGCTGATCGCGCTGTCCGTCTCCTCCTGGGCGTCGGGCCTGGGCACGGCGAAGCCGGACAATTTCGTCTATGTGGCGATGATGCAGAACTCGCCGTCGATGCTCTACGTCTCGAAGAACAGCCCCTTCAAGACCTACGAGGAGTTCGCCGCCCACGCCAAGGCCAACCCCGGCAAGCTGCGCGTCGCCACCTCCGGCTACGGCACGCAGGACGACATCACGCTGAAGTATCTGGGAAGCCAGGGCGTGCCGGTGACCAACGTCCCCTTCGCCCGCCCCTCGGAGCGCTACGCCTCGCCCATCGGCGGCCACACCGACGCGATCTACGAGGAGCCGGGCGACGTCGCCCAGTTCCTGAAATCCGGCGACCTGCGCCCGATCGTCGTGTTCGACAAGCAGCGCCACCCCTCCTTCCCCGACGTGCCCGCCTCGGCGGAGCTGGGGCTGGACATCGGCGACCTGCCCAACTTCCGCACGCTGGCGGTGCCCGCCAGCACGCCGCCGGAGCGCGTGCAGAAGCTGCACGAGGCCGCCGCCAAGGTGCTGGCGAGCCCGGAATGGAAGGCCTTCTGCGCCGACACCTTCACCTGCGTCGACACGCTGGTGACGCCGGACCAGGCCAAGGAGGAGGTGAAGGCCTTCTACGAGACGGTGAGGGGCTATCTGGACCGCTTCGCCACCAAGACCGTCGGCCAGACACCGGGCTGA
- a CDS encoding IclR family transcriptional regulator, which produces MTRKIALGSAPLQEPREPTTEDVADTNAADNNSADRRPLADRVLALLDAVAGAGQPMAVKDIAEKLALPKPTAHRLIAMLEERGFLARPIDGRLVTVGPKLRTLALNTLRSSLGQAPSHARLRALSLELGETCNIGVLEGGDVVYLDRVEVEGWPLRLEFGVGSRVPLHCTAMGKLFLAFLPELPRRRLLDCLPLPRMAAATLCDPALFRAELERIAACGHSFDDEEYMPGVFCAAVPIRDGAGRMIAALAVQAPKVRLSRESVADRLPVLHRAASDMARALGIDAAPAEPALSP; this is translated from the coding sequence ATGACGCGGAAGATCGCCTTGGGCTCCGCCCCGTTGCAGGAGCCCCGCGAACCGACCACCGAAGACGTTGCCGACACCAACGCTGCCGACAACAACTCCGCCGACCGCCGGCCCCTCGCCGACCGCGTCCTGGCCTTGCTGGACGCGGTGGCCGGGGCGGGGCAGCCGATGGCCGTCAAGGACATCGCCGAGAAGCTGGCCCTGCCGAAGCCGACCGCGCACCGGCTGATCGCCATGCTGGAGGAACGCGGCTTCCTCGCCCGCCCGATCGACGGCCGGCTGGTGACCGTCGGCCCGAAACTGCGCACCCTGGCGCTCAACACGCTGCGCAGCTCCCTGGGCCAGGCGCCGTCGCACGCCCGGCTGCGGGCGCTCAGCCTGGAGCTGGGGGAGACCTGCAACATCGGCGTGCTGGAAGGCGGCGACGTCGTCTATCTCGACCGCGTCGAGGTCGAAGGCTGGCCGCTGCGGCTGGAATTCGGCGTCGGTTCGCGGGTGCCGCTGCACTGCACGGCGATGGGCAAGCTGTTCCTCGCCTTCCTGCCGGAGCTGCCGCGGCGGCGCCTGCTGGATTGCCTGCCGCTGCCCCGGATGGCGGCGGCGACGCTGTGCGACCCGGCGCTGTTCCGCGCCGAGCTGGAGCGCATCGCCGCCTGCGGTCACTCCTTCGATGACGAGGAATACATGCCGGGCGTCTTCTGCGCGGCGGTGCCGATCCGCGACGGCGCGGGACGGATGATCGCCGCCCTGGCGGTGCAGGCGCCGAAAGTCCGGCTGTCGCGGGAATCGGTGGCCGACCGCCTGCCGGTCCTGCACCGCGCCGCAAGCGACATGGCCCGCGCGCTGGGCATCGACGCCGCCCCGGCCGAGCCGGCCCTCTCACCCTAA
- a CDS encoding tripartite tricarboxylate transporter TctB family protein: MTPLSHGLRRLATPAALLTGSLLLSQHIVRDSTMIAGLPDPVGPTGWPRLMLGAVGLCALIWIAKELLALRRAVHQQKPVDEEYEGYANGRAMIGLGLVVLYGLALPQLGFPVATLAFVALWCVIGGIRRPLTLALVTGIGCVVLLYVFVLLAQMPLNRGHGVFDDFTVALYRLLGIY, from the coding sequence GTGACTCCCCTGTCCCACGGTCTTCGCCGGCTGGCGACACCCGCGGCCCTGCTCACCGGGTCGCTTCTTCTCTCGCAACACATCGTGCGCGACAGCACCATGATCGCCGGCCTGCCGGACCCGGTGGGACCGACGGGATGGCCCCGGCTGATGCTGGGCGCGGTCGGGCTGTGCGCCCTGATCTGGATCGCCAAGGAACTCCTGGCGCTGCGGCGCGCGGTCCACCAGCAGAAACCGGTCGACGAGGAATACGAAGGCTACGCCAATGGCCGGGCCATGATCGGGCTGGGGCTGGTCGTCCTCTACGGCCTCGCCCTGCCGCAGCTCGGCTTTCCGGTCGCCACCCTCGCCTTCGTCGCTTTGTGGTGCGTCATCGGCGGCATCCGGCGCCCGCTGACGCTGGCTCTGGTCACCGGCATCGGCTGCGTGGTGCTGCTCTACGTCTTCGTCCTCCTCGCCCAGATGCCGCTGAACCGCGGCCATGGCGTCTTCGACGACTTCACCGTCGCGCTTTACCGCCTGCTCGGCATCTACTGA